In Halopseudomonas nanhaiensis, a single window of DNA contains:
- a CDS encoding efflux RND transporter permease subunit, producing MIAAIIRWSVANRFLVLLATLFSVAWGIWSIQNTPVDALPDLSDVQVIIRTPYPGQAPQIVENQVTYPLTTTMLSVPGAKTVRGYSFFGDSYVYVLFEDDTDLYWARSRVLEYLSQVQTRLPDSARPALGPDATGVGWIYQYALVDRTGAHDLSQLRSLQDWFLQYELKTLPNVAEVAPIGGMVRQYQVVLDPIRMASRGITQQQVAQAIDEANRETGGSVLELAETEFMVRASGYLQSLDDFRAIPLRLDRGGVPVTLGDVAHVQLGPEMRRGIAELDGEGEVVGGVVILRSGKNARETIRAVQARLDELQKRLPEGVEIVTTYDRSTLIDSAVSNLSRKLVEEFVVVGLVCALFLWHLRSSLVAIVSLPVGILIAFAIMQRQGVNANIMSLGGIAIAIGAMVDAAIVMIENAHKHIEAWHRRHPDSELKGDAHWKVIVDAAVEVGPALFFCLLIITLSFIPVFTLQAQEGRLFGPLAFTKTYAMAAAAGLAVTLVPVLMGYWIRGRIPDEHRNPLNRGLIKVYQPLLDAVLRWPRVTLLVAVLIFLTGLWPASKLGGEFLPPLDEGDLLYMPTALPGLSAQKASELLQQTDRLIRTVPEVARVFGKAGRADSATDPAPLEMFETTIQFKPRDQWREGMTPEKLVEELDRAVQVPGLANLWIPPIRNRIDMLATGIKSPIGVKVYGTDLAQIDEATQAIEQVARTVPGITSALAERMTGGRYIDVDIDRAAAARYGLNIADMQSIVAGAIGGETIGETVEGLARYPISLRYPREWRDSLTELQALPIYTPLGSQITLGTVADVGISDGPPMLKSENARLTGWVYIDVRGRDLAGVVQELQQRIEADVSMAPGMSISYSGQFEYLERANQRLMLVVPATLLIIFVLLYFTFARVGEALLIMTTLPFALTGGIWFLYLLDFNLSVATGVGFIALAGVSAEFGVIMLLYLTNAWSERQRDGATDRGALLDAIREGAVQRVRPKAMTVATIIAGLLPILWGSGTGSEIMSRIAAPMVGGMITAPLLSLFVLPAAYLLMRRRSTQAVSNPSGETR from the coding sequence ATGATCGCGGCAATCATCCGCTGGTCTGTGGCCAACCGGTTTCTCGTGCTGCTCGCTACGCTGTTTTCCGTGGCCTGGGGCATCTGGTCGATACAGAACACCCCGGTCGACGCCCTGCCGGATCTGTCCGACGTGCAGGTGATCATTCGCACGCCCTACCCGGGTCAGGCTCCGCAGATCGTGGAAAACCAGGTCACCTACCCGTTGACTACCACCATGCTGTCGGTACCCGGAGCAAAAACGGTGCGAGGGTATTCGTTTTTTGGCGACAGCTACGTGTACGTGCTGTTCGAGGATGATACCGACCTGTACTGGGCCCGCTCACGCGTGCTGGAGTACCTGAGTCAGGTCCAGACGCGCCTGCCCGATTCGGCGAGGCCCGCCCTCGGCCCCGACGCCACCGGGGTCGGCTGGATCTACCAGTACGCGCTCGTCGACCGCACCGGCGCGCACGACCTGTCACAGTTGCGCTCGCTACAGGACTGGTTCCTGCAATACGAGCTCAAGACCCTGCCCAACGTTGCCGAAGTCGCGCCGATCGGCGGTATGGTCAGGCAGTATCAGGTGGTACTCGACCCCATCCGCATGGCCAGCCGTGGCATCACCCAGCAACAGGTCGCCCAGGCCATAGACGAGGCCAACCGTGAGACCGGCGGCAGCGTACTGGAACTGGCCGAAACCGAATTCATGGTCCGTGCCTCAGGCTATCTGCAATCGCTGGACGACTTCCGGGCGATTCCGCTGCGGCTGGACCGCGGTGGCGTACCGGTAACGCTTGGCGACGTCGCCCACGTTCAGCTAGGCCCCGAAATGCGCCGCGGCATCGCCGAACTCGATGGCGAGGGCGAAGTGGTAGGCGGGGTGGTCATCCTGCGCAGCGGCAAGAATGCCCGGGAAACCATACGCGCCGTGCAAGCCAGGCTGGACGAGCTGCAGAAGCGGCTCCCGGAGGGCGTGGAGATCGTCACCACCTATGATCGCAGCACGCTGATCGACAGCGCAGTGAGCAACCTGAGTCGCAAGCTGGTGGAGGAATTCGTGGTGGTCGGGCTGGTCTGCGCCCTGTTCCTCTGGCATCTGCGCTCATCGCTTGTCGCCATTGTGTCGTTGCCGGTCGGCATCCTGATCGCCTTCGCCATCATGCAGCGCCAGGGTGTGAACGCGAACATCATGTCGCTTGGCGGCATAGCCATCGCCATCGGCGCCATGGTGGATGCCGCCATCGTGATGATCGAGAATGCCCACAAGCACATCGAAGCCTGGCACCGGCGCCATCCTGATAGCGAGCTCAAGGGAGATGCCCACTGGAAGGTGATCGTCGACGCAGCGGTCGAAGTCGGCCCTGCGCTGTTCTTCTGTCTGCTGATCATCACGCTGTCGTTCATCCCGGTGTTCACCTTGCAGGCCCAGGAGGGTCGGCTGTTCGGTCCGCTGGCGTTTACCAAAACCTACGCCATGGCCGCCGCGGCGGGGCTGGCGGTGACGCTGGTGCCGGTACTGATGGGCTACTGGATCCGCGGAAGGATTCCCGACGAGCATCGCAATCCACTCAATCGCGGGCTGATCAAGGTGTATCAGCCGCTGCTCGACGCGGTGCTGCGCTGGCCCAGGGTGACGCTGCTGGTCGCCGTACTGATATTTCTCACCGGACTCTGGCCGGCCAGCAAGCTCGGTGGGGAATTCCTGCCGCCGCTGGATGAGGGCGATCTGCTGTACATGCCCACTGCCCTGCCCGGCCTGTCCGCGCAGAAAGCCTCCGAGCTCTTGCAACAGACCGACCGATTGATCAGGACCGTCCCCGAGGTGGCCCGGGTATTCGGCAAGGCCGGCCGGGCCGACAGCGCAACCGACCCCGCACCGCTGGAGATGTTCGAGACGACCATCCAGTTCAAGCCTCGTGACCAGTGGCGCGAGGGCATGACGCCGGAGAAACTGGTCGAGGAACTGGATCGCGCGGTCCAGGTGCCGGGGCTGGCCAATCTGTGGATTCCACCCATCCGCAACCGCATCGACATGCTCGCCACCGGCATCAAGAGCCCGATCGGTGTGAAGGTATACGGCACCGATCTGGCACAGATCGACGAGGCGACGCAGGCGATCGAGCAGGTAGCCAGGACCGTACCGGGGATCACGTCGGCGCTCGCCGAACGCATGACCGGCGGACGGTACATCGATGTCGACATTGATCGCGCCGCGGCTGCGCGCTACGGCCTGAACATCGCCGACATGCAGTCCATTGTTGCCGGCGCGATTGGCGGGGAAACCATTGGCGAGACGGTGGAAGGGCTCGCGCGCTATCCGATCAGCCTGCGCTATCCGCGAGAATGGCGAGATTCCCTGACCGAGCTTCAGGCGCTGCCTATCTATACGCCGCTGGGCAGTCAGATCACACTCGGTACCGTCGCCGACGTGGGAATCAGCGATGGCCCGCCGATGCTCAAGAGTGAGAACGCGCGGCTGACTGGCTGGGTGTATATCGATGTACGGGGTCGCGATCTAGCCGGGGTGGTGCAGGAGCTGCAGCAGCGGATCGAGGCCGATGTGTCGATGGCCCCGGGAATGAGCATCAGCTACTCCGGACAGTTCGAGTACCTCGAGCGCGCCAATCAGCGCCTGATGCTGGTGGTACCGGCGACACTGCTGATCATTTTCGTGCTGCTCTATTTCACCTTCGCACGGGTCGGCGAAGCGCTGCTCATCATGACCACCCTGCCCTTCGCTCTGACCGGCGGGATCTGGTTTCTGTATCTGCTGGACTTCAACCTGTCGGTGGCCACCGGCGTCGGCTTCATTGCGCTGGCCGGCGTCTCGGCCGAATTCGGCGTGATCATGCTGCTCTATCTGACCAACGCCTGGTCCGAGCGGCAACGCGATGGCGCAACCGACCGCGGCGCATTGCTGGACGCCATCCGCGAAGGTGCCGTGCAGCGCGTCCGGCCGAAGGCCATGACCGTGGCGACCATCATCGCCGGACTTCTGCCCATTCTGTGGGGCAGCGGCACCGGCAGCGAAATCATGAGTCGCATCGCCGCGCCCATGGTGGGCGGCATGATCACCGCCCCGTTGCTGTCCCTGTTCGTTTTACCCGCGGCCTACCTGCTGATGCGCCGCCGCTCGACCCAAGCCGTCAGTAACCCCTCTGGAGAGACCCGATGA